In Silene latifolia isolate original U9 population chromosome X, ASM4854445v1, whole genome shotgun sequence, the following proteins share a genomic window:
- the LOC141623491 gene encoding putative carboxylesterase 6 produces MFVIAIPVNRDLGLENRSKSNYGKGLVMEEIKDVIKVHKNGRVERSSSTIESVTPFLPPNLDVTARDVYIDRPTNVWARTYVPKRDEDYKFPLLVYFHGGGFCVGSTSWKCYHEFLGNLSSKARCVIVSVNYRLAPENRLPAAYEDGIKALMWVKQQENGPSSEYWTKYCEFSSIFLGGDSAGANIAYNVALKLEMTSPINIKGIIMAQPFFGGEKRTNSEKSVSKSSKSTLNMTASDTYWRLALPVGANRDHPWCNPANEGVQMLENTRVMVCVAEEDVVRDRNTEFCSALGKANNQVKRINYEGVGHGFQIVDKSQVSQMRKHQMMDDIVNFINA; encoded by the coding sequence atgtTTGTCATTGCCATACCAGTTAATCGAGACTTGGGCCTTGAAAATCGATCCAAATCCAACTACGGTAAAGGTTTGGTTATGGAAGAGATTAAAGATGTCATCAAGGTGCACAAAAATGGACGCGTTGAGCGTTCGTCGTCTACAATTGAATCCGTCACTCCTTTTTTGCCTCCAAATCTCGATGTCACGGCTAGGGATGTTTATATTGACAGGCCAACAAATGTTTGGGCACGTACATACGTTCCAAAACGTGACGAGGACTATAAATTCCCGTTACTAGTGTATTTCCATGGAGGCGGCTTTTGTGTTGGCTCTACttcatggaaatgctaccatgaATTTCTAGGAAATTTATCATCCAAGGCACGGTGTGTCATCGTGTCGGTTAATTACCGTTTAGCCCCTGAGAATCGACTCCCAGCAGCTTATGAAGACGGGATTAAGGCCCTGATGTGGGTTAAGCAACAAGAAAACGGTCCATCTAGTGAATATTGGACAAAATATTGCGAGTTTTCTAGCATATTCCTAGGCGGGGATAGCGCCGGTGCCAATATCGCATATAATGTAGCCTTAAAACTCGAAATGACTAGCCCAATTAACATCAAGGGTATTATTATGGCACAACCCTTTTTCGGGGGCGAAAAGAGGACTAATTCGGAGAAAAGCGTATCAAAATCGAGTAAATCAACACTAAATATGACCGCATCAGACACGTACTGGCGACTAGCCTTACCCGTAGGCGCAAACCGAGACCACCCGTGGTGCAACCCGGCAAACGAAGGCGTCCAGATGTTGGAGAATACGAGGGTGATGGTATGTGTAGCAGAGGAGGATGTGGTAAGAGATAGGAATACGGAGTTTTGTTCAGCATTGGGCAAGGCAAATAATCAAGTGAAAAGGATAAATTATGAAGGAGTGGGGCATGGTTTTCAGATTGTGGATAAGTCTCAGGTCTCACAAATGAGGAAGCATCAAATGATGGATGATATAGTCAACTTTATTAATGCATAG
- the LOC141623492 gene encoding uncharacterized protein LOC141623492 isoform X2 yields the protein MSMMDEPLYPIAVLIDELKNDDIQLRLNSIRRLSTIARALGEERTRKELIPFLSENNDDDDEVLLAMAEELGVFLTYVGGVEHAHVLLPPLETLCTVEETCVRDKAVESLCRIGSQMKETDLVDYFIPLVKRLSAGEWFTARVSSCGLFHIAYPSAPDALKTELRSIYNQLCQDDMPMVRRSAATNLGKFAATVEPNHLKTDVMGMFEDLTQDDQDSVRLLAVEGCAALGKLLEPQDCVAHVLPVIVNFSQDKSWRVRYMVANQLYELCEAVGPDPTRADLVPAYVRLLRDNEAEVRIAAAGKVTKFCRILSPELAIQHILPCVKDLSSDSSQHVRSALASVIMGMAPILGKDATIEQLLPIFLSLLKDEFPDVRLNIISKLDQVNQVIGIDLLSQSLLPAIVELAEDRHWRVRLAIIEYIPLLGSQLGVGFFDDKLGALCMQWLQDKVYSIRDAAANNVKRLAEEFGPEWAMQHIVPQVVEKTIRPCLVELGEDPDVDVRFFANQALQSIDNVMMS from the exons ATGTCTATGATGGACGAGCCGTTGTATCCTATCGCGGTGTTGATAGATGAGCTAAAGAATGATGATATACAGCTGCGGTTAAATTCTATTAGAAGATTATCTACGATTGCCCGTGCTCTTGGAGAAGAGAGAACGCGGAAGGAGTTGATCCCGTTTTTGAGTGagaacaatgatgatgatgatgaggttcTACTTGCAATGGCCGAGGAGTTGGGTGTATTTCTAACTTATGTCGGGGGTGTTGAGCATGCCCATGTTTTGCTTCCACCCCTTGAAACCCTTTGCACTGTCGAAGAAACGTGTGTTAGGGACAAAGCAGTTGAGTCGTTGTGCAGGATTGGATCACAGATGAAGGAGACTGATTTGGTTGATTATTTTATCCCTCTAGTGAAG AGATTGTCAGCTGGGGAATGGTTTACTGCTCGAGTATCTTCGTGTGGGCTTTTCCACATTGCTTATCCAAGTGCGCCAGACGCTTTGAAGACAGAGCTGAGATCAATTTATAACCAATTGTGTCAAGATGACATGCCAATGGTGAGACGATCTGCTGCCACAAATTTAGGGAAGTTTGCTGCAACTGTTGAGCCTAATCATCTGAAGACTGATGTGATGGGAATGTTTGAAGACTTGACACAAGATG ATCAGGACTCTGTGAGGTTATTAGCTGTTGAGGGTTGTGCTGCCCTTGGGAAACTGTTGGAGCCACAGGATTGTGTTGCACATGTACTTCctgttattgttaatttctctcag GACAAGTCATGGCGTGTGCGGTATATGGTTGCCAACCAGTTGTATGAGCTCTGTGAGGCAGTTGGTCCTGATCCTACTAG gGCGGATCTAGTTCCTGCATATGTGCGATTGCTTAGAGATAATGAAGCTGAAGTACGTATTGCAGCTGCTGGTAAAGTTACTAAgttttgtcgaattttgagtcCAGAGCTGGCAATCCAACATATTCTGCCTTGTGTGAAG GACTTATCCTCTGACTCTTCTCAGCATGTTCGCTCCGCGTTGGCATCCGTGATCATGGGAATGGCTCCTATTTTAGGAAAG GATGCTACAATCGAGCAACTCCTTCCGATTTTTCTTTCCCTCCTCAAGGACGAGTTTCCTGATGTTCGCCTTAATATAATCAGCAAACTTGATCAAGTTAATCAG GTTATTGGCATTGATCTGCTTTCTCAATCCCTCTTGCCTGCCATTGTGGAGCTTGCTGAGGATAGACATTGGAGAGTGCGTCTTGCAATAATAGAGTACATTCCACTGCTTGGAAGCCAACTAGGTGTTGGATTTTTTGACGATAAACTTGGTGCACTGTGCATGCAATGGTTACAGGATAAG GTTTACTCTATCCGTGATGCTGCTGCTAATAATGTGAAGCGATTGGCAGAGGAGTTTGGTCCAGAGTGGGCCATGCAGCACATAGTTCCTCAG GTGGTGGAGAAAACTATCCGTCCTTGTTTAGTCGAGCTAGGTGAGGATCCTGATGTTGATGTTCGTTTTTTCGCGAACCAAGCCCTCCAATCAATTGATAATGTGATGATGTCTTAG
- the LOC141623492 gene encoding uncharacterized protein LOC141623492 isoform X1: MSMMDEPLYPIAVLIDELKNDDIQLRLNSIRRLSTIARALGEERTRKELIPFLSENNDDDDEVLLAMAEELGVFLTYVGGVEHAHVLLPPLETLCTVEETCVRDKAVESLCRIGSQMKETDLVDYFIPLVKRLSAGEWFTARVSSCGLFHIAYPSAPDALKTELRSIYNQLCQDDMPMVRRSAATNLGKFAATVEPNHLKTDVMGMFEDLTQDDQDSVRLLAVEGCAALGKLLEPQDCVAHVLPVIVNFSQDKSWRVRYMVANQLYELCEAVGPDPTRADLVPAYVRLLRDNEAEVRIAAAGKVTKFCRILSPELAIQHILPCVKDLSSDSSQHVRSALASVIMGMAPILGKDATIEQLLPIFLSLLKDEFPDVRLNIISKLDQVNQVIGIDLLSQSLLPAIVELAEDRHWRVRLAIIEYIPLLGSQLGVGFFDDKLGALCMQWLQDKVYSIRDAAANNVKRLAEEFGPEWAMQHIVPQVLEMMNNPHYLYRMTILHAISLLAPVLGSEITCSKLLPVLVNASKDRVPNIKFNVAKVLQSIIPIVDQTVVEKTIRPCLVELGEDPDVDVRFFANQALQSIDNVMMS; this comes from the exons ATGTCTATGATGGACGAGCCGTTGTATCCTATCGCGGTGTTGATAGATGAGCTAAAGAATGATGATATACAGCTGCGGTTAAATTCTATTAGAAGATTATCTACGATTGCCCGTGCTCTTGGAGAAGAGAGAACGCGGAAGGAGTTGATCCCGTTTTTGAGTGagaacaatgatgatgatgatgaggttcTACTTGCAATGGCCGAGGAGTTGGGTGTATTTCTAACTTATGTCGGGGGTGTTGAGCATGCCCATGTTTTGCTTCCACCCCTTGAAACCCTTTGCACTGTCGAAGAAACGTGTGTTAGGGACAAAGCAGTTGAGTCGTTGTGCAGGATTGGATCACAGATGAAGGAGACTGATTTGGTTGATTATTTTATCCCTCTAGTGAAG AGATTGTCAGCTGGGGAATGGTTTACTGCTCGAGTATCTTCGTGTGGGCTTTTCCACATTGCTTATCCAAGTGCGCCAGACGCTTTGAAGACAGAGCTGAGATCAATTTATAACCAATTGTGTCAAGATGACATGCCAATGGTGAGACGATCTGCTGCCACAAATTTAGGGAAGTTTGCTGCAACTGTTGAGCCTAATCATCTGAAGACTGATGTGATGGGAATGTTTGAAGACTTGACACAAGATG ATCAGGACTCTGTGAGGTTATTAGCTGTTGAGGGTTGTGCTGCCCTTGGGAAACTGTTGGAGCCACAGGATTGTGTTGCACATGTACTTCctgttattgttaatttctctcag GACAAGTCATGGCGTGTGCGGTATATGGTTGCCAACCAGTTGTATGAGCTCTGTGAGGCAGTTGGTCCTGATCCTACTAG gGCGGATCTAGTTCCTGCATATGTGCGATTGCTTAGAGATAATGAAGCTGAAGTACGTATTGCAGCTGCTGGTAAAGTTACTAAgttttgtcgaattttgagtcCAGAGCTGGCAATCCAACATATTCTGCCTTGTGTGAAG GACTTATCCTCTGACTCTTCTCAGCATGTTCGCTCCGCGTTGGCATCCGTGATCATGGGAATGGCTCCTATTTTAGGAAAG GATGCTACAATCGAGCAACTCCTTCCGATTTTTCTTTCCCTCCTCAAGGACGAGTTTCCTGATGTTCGCCTTAATATAATCAGCAAACTTGATCAAGTTAATCAG GTTATTGGCATTGATCTGCTTTCTCAATCCCTCTTGCCTGCCATTGTGGAGCTTGCTGAGGATAGACATTGGAGAGTGCGTCTTGCAATAATAGAGTACATTCCACTGCTTGGAAGCCAACTAGGTGTTGGATTTTTTGACGATAAACTTGGTGCACTGTGCATGCAATGGTTACAGGATAAG GTTTACTCTATCCGTGATGCTGCTGCTAATAATGTGAAGCGATTGGCAGAGGAGTTTGGTCCAGAGTGGGCCATGCAGCACATAGTTCCTCAG GTATTAGAGATGATGAATAATCCACATTATCTGTACCGAATGACCATCTTGCATGCAATTTCTCTACTTGCTCCCGTCTTGGGTTCAGAAATTACATGCTCAAAACTGTTGCCGGTTCTCGTGAATGCCTCAAAGGACAG GGTTCCCAACATCAAGTTCAATGTTGCCAAGGTTCTTCAGTCAATTATACCCATTGTTGATCAGACT GTGGTGGAGAAAACTATCCGTCCTTGTTTAGTCGAGCTAGGTGAGGATCCTGATGTTGATGTTCGTTTTTTCGCGAACCAAGCCCTCCAATCAATTGATAATGTGATGATGTCTTAG
- the LOC141617974 gene encoding uncharacterized protein LOC141617974, translated as MYELRIPLLNKEVQDTDIIVGEHKKEWIEMGCSDATLLFNLLDDMVDQVGEENVIKVITDNASYYVKAGKFLEAKRPHLYWTPCAAHCIDLMLEDVGKIPKVKIALKKAIFVNSFVYGGRTSTVNLLRRFTNQRNLHKLMITRFATSFITLAQFHKHKNNLRKLVTSQEWAGMKWSKEPTTKKVVQFVLQEIFWRNVMYALKLTGSLVKVIKMVDGDKKPTMGYIYETMDRAKEAIANSFGNKEDEYTDAFEMID; from the exons ATGTATGAGTTGAGAATTCCTCTCCTTAATAAGGAAGTGCAAGATACTGATATAATTGTTGGGGAACACAAAAAAGAGTGGATTGAGATGGGGTGTTCT GATGCAACATTGTTATTCAATTTGCTTGACGATATGGTGGATCAAGTTGGCGAAGAGAATGTCATTAAAGTAATCACTGATAATGCTTCTTATTATGTCAAAGCGGGAAAGTTCCTGGAAGCCAAGAGACCACATTTGTATTGGACTCCATGTGCTGCACATTGCATAGATTTGATGTTGGAAGATGTTGGGAAAATTCCTAAGGTTAAGATAGCTTTGAAGAAAGCTATATTCGTCAATTCATTTGTATATGGTGGTCGTACTAGCACTGTGAACTTGTTGAGGCGGTTCACTAATCAAAGAAACTTGCATAAACTGATGATTACTAGATTTGCAACATCTTTTATAACCCTTGCCCAGTTTCACAAGCATAAGAACAACCTTAGAAAATTAGTTACTTCTCAAGAGTGGGCTGGTATGAAGTGGTCGAAGGAGCCAACCACTAAGAAAGTGGTGCAATTTGTTTTGCAAGAGATTTTCTGGAGAAATGTCATGTACGCTCTCAAATTAACAGGCTCGCTTGTAAAGGTTATTAAAATGGTTGATGGGGACAAGAAACCGACAATGGGATACATATATGAGACCATGGATAGGGCTAAGGAAGCCATTGCTAACAGCTTTGGAAACAAAGAGGACGAATACACGGATGCATTCGAGATGATTGATTGA